A single region of the Aquarana catesbeiana isolate 2022-GZ linkage group LG07, ASM4218655v1, whole genome shotgun sequence genome encodes:
- the PIGC gene encoding phosphatidylinositol N-acetylglucosaminyltransferase subunit C yields the protein MSPVRHNSNSGAYTDVTWKQSSSSPDPVDGHPPWRKVLYERQPFPDNYVDKSFLEELRKNIYVRRYSYWAVVFESVVVIHQLCSVCSFSVIWWYMDQDLLSPQKLCGVGLALTLLGYLIFDGVDKGAGRKDNGRTRWYDLKSSLVFVAFTYGFSPVLKTLTESISTDTIYAMSVLMLIGHLVFFDYGANAAVVSNTLSINMAIFASVCLASRLPCSLHAFTMVTFAIQIFALWPSLQRKLRAYTPRTYTCVTFLFAVFSVAGLLSISSVGALLFFLLLGFVTFLCPYILIRLQLFKDNIHGPWDEAEIKEDLSRFLD from the coding sequence ATGAGCCCAGTTCGGCATAACTCTAATTCTGGTGCCTATACAGATGTAACATGGAAACAGAGCTCTTCTTCACCAGATCCGGTGGATGGCCACCCTCCTTGGAGGAAGGTTCTCTATGAAAGACAGCCATTCCCCGACAATTACGTTGATAAAAGTTTTCTGGAAGAGCTAAGGAAGAATATCTATGTTCGACGCTACAGCTACTGGGCTGTGGTGTTTGAATCTGTGGTTGTAATCCATCAGCTATGTAGCGTCTGTTCTTTTTCAGTGATTTGGTGGTATATGGACCAGGACTTGTTGTCCCCTCAGAAGCTATGTGGGGTTGGGTTGGCTCTCACACTCCTTGGCTACCTTATATTTGATGGAGTGGACAAAGGAGCTGGGCGGAAGGACAATGGACGGACTCGCTGGTATGATCTGAAGAGTTCCTTGGTGTTTGTAGCTTTCACTTATGGTTTCTCTCCAGTGCTGAAAACATTGACAGAGTCCATTAGCACAGATACTATCTATGCCATGTCTGTTCTCATGCTCATAGGACATCTTGTCTTCTTTGATTATGGAGCCAATGCAGCAGTGGTCTCTAACACATTGTCCATTAATATGGCCATTTTTGCTTCCGTTTGTTTGGCCTCACGCCTTCCTTGCTCCCTGCACGCATTTACTATGGTGACTTTTGCCATCCAGATTTTTGCTCTTTGGCCAAGCCTGCAGAGAAAGCTAAGAGCTTACACTCCACGGACTTACACGTGTGTCACATTTCTCTTTGCCGTGTTTTCTGTGGCAGGGCTGCTAAGTATATCTAGCGTGGGAGCCCTGCTCTTCTTCTTGCTGCTTGGATTTGTGACATTCCTGTGCCCTTACATCCTTATCCGACTACAGCTGTTCAAAGATAACATCCACGGACCTTGGGATGAAGCAGAAATCAAGGAAGACCTTTCCCGCTTTCTTGACTAA